The genomic stretch GACACGATCGCTGCTGTCCTGAAGAATCTTCTCATTACCTTCTACCTGAATTCCCGCCATGTGTTGAAGAGTTTCGTCAGGATTCatatgtaaaaatatttcttatttatctcTGAATCTCTAATTAACTCGTGAACTTCACCTGCTTGTTCACTCCAGGTACAAAGACCTTCACGTGTATCAGCTGGAACATCCGACACGGGTCATCGAGTGGACGTCAGGGAAGAGTGAGTCAGTTGGTTTCGTTGTAACGGACGTTCACGGCGCCGCTCTGCAGCGACagtgttacgggaatttttaaagaagaacccttaaataaggaggactgggttcaaagtatcaaagtttaagctgaatttattattcttgtacaagaaggagcgtttaacagtgcaacacacagaagtggtcacagagaaaaggctcctcgaggagctctaactttCTCCAATTCAGCATAATCTAAATGTCTCCTGTCTGTTCATACAtcaacctgaactttaccttgaacattaataaagggaagtgtcctcaagacatgtaataaagaggaacgcacacacacatcgtaTGATTTAAAACCTCTGaatagcagtgtaatcctaattttaatgacagactgtgtgtgtcgTGTTTCCAGCCGTGTGTGTCGCCGGATACAGTTCGTCTAAAAATGAAATTCTGGAGCTGCGTTTGCCGCTGAAACTCTTCGCTGACGAAAACAAGGTGAGAAACGTCAGATCAGTCCAAACGTCGTGGTTTGATTTTATGAATACGACATCCAGatcatcctctgtgtgtgtgtgtgtgtgtgtgtgtgtgtgtgtgtgtgtgtgttgtgttcagggtCTCTGTGCAGAACGGGATTTCAAAGTTGTCCACGGCGGCTTCACAGACGGTCCCGTTCGCCGTCTCAGACACGTCCCAGGAACACGGTGAgtttctttgtttagtttgatttctgcattaatgaACTCGTTAACGTTGATGTCACAGCGAGAAGCTTCAGAttcagtgacacacaaacaaaacaaacaggaagaaaaacgCTCTTTATATAACGACAGTTCTCACCGtgagcaaacaacaaaaacttcTTTAAGAGGCAGAATCACGtctgctgtgagctcagagagacaaagacgcAGAGCAGCAATCGTTCGTAATAAAAACTATAATTAAAATAGAAATCTGACTATTTGTAATTTAATGAGGATGATAATAAAAGTATTGGACGTCATCGATCGATCCACCACAACCTGCGAGACAAGAAGGCAGGAAAATGGAAGTTAGTGAGTGACACGTATCttcctccagaaccagaactgggagCTGGTTCTGCTGAAGGCTCTGGGTCCCGTTccacttttggagactataggaaccacaaggaaccaccaggagcgcagtgttctaatactatgagctctttaagatCAGATGGTGTCTGACTGGTGTTCTGTATGTGAGTCACGGTGTGTCGGATCAGAGTGCAGCACAGAGAAGATTAATGTGACTTAATTTGAATATTCATTTGAGTTaacgtgctgctgctgctttcaggtGTGTCGTTACCAACGACGGGCTGAGCTCGGACCTGCAGGTCTGGGACCTCGGAGGAGACGACAGCGGTGAGTTTAATTTAAGACCCGAGACCTGAAGACGTGTTGAGTGTCTGTCACGCTCCGTGATGTTCTGAAGAATTCACGTCTTTGTCTCTTCGAACTGAAGAAGTAGTTCCAGTGAAACTGAATGAATGTCTCATCGTCCAATGACAGACGTGATCaggcaaacaggaagtgtgaaGGGGAGGCGGAGCGTCTCAGAGGGAGGCAGCCGGGTCGCAGCTCGACTCTCGTCGCGGCCGCGAGTTCTTCACGGCGCTCAGAGCGGCGATGTCCAGCTGAGCGAGCTGACCTCAGGACAGCCTGTGTATAAACTGGGTAACCCTCCGCGATCCGTCACGTTCAGCTTCAAAGAGTCGAAGTCAGAACTCGACGTCTGACTCCTCGTGTGTTGTTTTCGTCCCAGCAGAGTCGGACTCGGCAGATCCGGTCGGTTCCCTCCATTTCGTGACCGATGCCGTCTTCGTCGTCGGCTGCTCTAACGGGAACGTTCATGTCGCCGACACTCGGACGTCTGACGCTCCTCAGCTTTCGCCTCCGCCTTCGGGTGAATCCGTCACCTGGTGGACAGACGTCTCGGCGGGTCCGTCCTGTTTGGATCCGTCCAGCTGCAGGATCGTCAGACTCTCCTCGTCCGGACTAGCTGTGATTTCGGACCTGAGGAAGCCGGGAGGCGCCGTGAGTCGAGCTCAGCTGGACGTCCAAACACGTTGCTGCAACGTGGACGACGTCAGAGTGTCGTGGGCTCCGTCGCTGGACGACTGTATCGCAGTGTCGGGTTAGTTCAGCTTTCCTCTACTGGATCAGCACCGACTGGTTCaggtggttgcaatctgcagcctcaccactagatgccactaaatctcgCTCACTGGATCTTTAATGTTTGTGATATTCAGCAACTCCAACCCTCGTAATAAACTGTCATTCGATGAAGTAATCATTTGTTTCCTACCTCCTCCAGGTTTCAGCGGAGCGGTTCAGATCTACGACACCTCAGTCTGGAGGGCGGAGCCTGAGGAAGTCCGTCCGCTGTTCGAGCATCGTGGTCATGCAGTGTCCTCGCAGTCCGACGACGGCGTCCCCGTCTTCGTGACCTCCCACGTCTGGCATCCTGAGCGGTCTCGGACGCTGCTGTCCGCGGCCTCCGACGGCTCCGTCCACGTCTGGGACTGGGTCGACCAATCAGCTGCCGATGGCTGAGAGGAGACGTGACCTCTGAGGATCTGTGGATTCCTGCGCCGCCTCCAGTTCTCACAGCGAAGACATCGAAACGTTTCTGTGCCCCAAAAATCCAACTTCAACTCAAAACAACGACAAATTAACAAAGATTAGACGAGATCAGATCAGAAACAGGAGGGGTCAGTTCACCGAGACGAAGTcaggaccaagaccagagtgcgTATCCACCAAACTCTTTGGGTGGAGGTTGAGTATCAGACACAGTTGCCGAACTCGAGAACCAAGACCGAAGACTGCAGAACCGGCGCCATCCACCAGTTTAAAGATGAATGTTTCTGCCTTTTTGGTCGTTGGACACAAAATCCGACGTCtgaaaagttcaaacttttgttCAAGTCttgtaataaaatgtgtttccatgttTTAAAATCCCGACTCGTCTccgtctcttcttcttcgttcGTTGTTTTGATGAGCTCGTTACTGAGTTTAACCGAGCGCGGCTGTAAATTGAAGCGATCACTTTATAAGATAGGAACGTTTTCTTAACAAAGAAGAGGTCCATCAGGTTTCCAGCAGGATTTACTGATTGATCGCCATTAACACGAAGCTGAAGAGAGTTTCATTCCCGGTTGAACGGAAGACCTCGTCACCTTTACACTTTAGAGACCAAACAATTAAagccctgctttttttttattctgttgttcTGATCCAAACACCGTGAAATCGAGCAAGAGATTCAACAGATCTTACAGGGACATATCGACTGACGCTCAGACCTTTAATGTGTTCTGGTCACAAACATGCAGCCTGCTCGGTGACGGGGACAGCCGGAGTTGAATTAAAAGCCGTGAGCGAGTATTGATCATCGCGTGTTTCTCTCTGTGCGTCTTCACAAAAGAACGAGAGAGAACATTAAAACCCAAAGAGGCTCCTGACCTCAGAGTTTAATCATCAAAGAGGACCCAGAAGAAATAATGAGTTTCTGTGATCAGCATCCGGCTCAGGTGGAGAGCATTTCACGCTCTTTGTCGAGCGGCTTTGACCTCGGACCTTCTCTTACTaacatgacatttattttgtgcGTTCGACTGTAAAATGTGGCGGCTGCTTCAGTGTCTGTATTGACTGTCAGCTGAGCTCTTCAGAACTCAAAGTTAAATTGGATCTGAGGAATGAATGCAGAGAATAATCCCTGACACGGTGTGGCGAATGCTTTGAATACAAAGCTCGAATGACTTGAATAGATGTACAGCCTTGACGAGAGGTGGCTCTTGAATCCATCAAAGTCTAAAGTTTGGACACGCGTGGCGTCGAAACGgctccaaaggaaggcgcccaggaGGATCCTGTTCggatgttgaaccaccatgtgaAAGAGCAGCGGCTCTACTCCGTCCGGACGTCCGCCGACCCAGCAACacatcccagctcctcctggaggatcccgaggcgttctCAGGCTAGATGccaggttctgggtctgccccggtTGGAGGCACCCAGGCAGATCCGGATCATCCCAGCCACCTGGTGGAGGAAGCTTGTTTCAACTGCTTGTATCCGCCATCTCATTCTTTCaatcactacccaaagctcatgaccagaGGTGAAGGTTGGAACCAAGATGGACTGGAAGATCGAGAGCTTGGATTCAGTACAGCGGCGCCGGTACTGCAGACACTGCACCAATGTGCcggatacttgaactcctccactcgGGCAGGCGTCGTATTTCAGACCCTGAACGCCTCATAATGACTAACTCTGCcatcagtgcagaaacaggCCGAAAACTTCATTTTAACCAAAGAAATGGAACAAGGCTGAAGTTCATCTGAAGCCTTTCTTTGCTTCTGAACGTGTCATTAGACAAACTGCAGTCATTTTCTGCAGAGCCCTCACTTTTCCCATCAGTGTGCCGGTTCCACTTCACTCCTCAGTGTTAAACTCAACTACAGTTtatttctctgcttctctgagTCAGCATTTGGTTTGGTAATAACAGATTGCAGCCGATCACCTCCTCGACGAGCGAAGGATGCTCTGCAGTCTACCCATGTTCTTTGGCGGAGGCAGCGGAGAACCAGATGGTGCTGAAGGAGACgacagcagctgatctcactgcctagtccagcagcagtcagcccagaaccagaaccagacccagcagcagctgatatcactgcctagtccagcagcagtcagcccagctcggcgtctgtctttcagccttttatttcaccaagctctcaccaaccactaaaagtcagtcccacatttactcttgtccggcggcttcttgctcgctcactctctccttttctcttcttagcttcctccgtcagcgtcctcttcactctcttctcctctgccatcatgtccatagaagctgctgagcctggttacctcctcttccttctgttggtacaaacactcagttcgtcagcttggcggtgagctcagagcgacgggtacccgtctgagctaacatgagctaacagcagctaacagactgagctaacatgagctaacagcagctaacagactgagctaacatgagctaacagcagctaacagactgagctaacagcagctaacagactgcgctaacagcagctaacaaactgagctaacatgagctaacagcagctacagctgcttcttgctcgctcactctctccttttctcttcttagcttcctccgtcagcgtcctcttcactctcttctcctctgccatcatgtccatagaggctgccgAGCTCCGGTTCTGGTCACGTGAAGATACCTGAAGCCTTTTGCACAAACTTCCTCTGCCAGCAGCTTTGACAACTTTGGCAGAGTTTCCCAGCAGCTCCTGGTGGTGGATGTTTATTCTCCCGTCATAACTCTCAGAGTGTTGCCAGTGTTCATCATCCATAAACTGTTTCTCCTTTattaaacatgcaaaaatgCAAATCCAAATTTAACAAGCTGACAAATCACAGCAGATGTCTCCAGTTGGGATGTGACGTAACTCTCCAGGTTGCTCACAAACAGAAAGCTGTAGCCGTGGAAGCCGTGGGCAGAGAGCTGCAGGCTGAGGAACAACGAGGAACAAAGAGCTTTGACAGAACAGAGCGACGCTCTTCTGAAGTCTGTTAATTAGCTTCTCTTCAACACGTTATCTcacatgacagaaaatattctcACACTGcatgaaacatttcacaggCCTGAAGTTTATGAAACTGTCACAACTCGTCAAAAACCTTTAACGAACCCTCCGTGCTCTGCAGCATTATGTCCATGGAAgagcccagctccggttctggcacgacaacggctctgctccccgtcagcatttTCTCTGTAAACCTCCAAAACACCACGaacacactaacactccccctgagctaacagcagctaacagactgagctaacagcagctaacagactgagctaacatggctaacagcagctaacagactgagctaacagcagctaacagactgagctaacatgagctaacagactggctaacatggctaacagcagctaacaatgagccctacagcagctaacagactgagctaaacagcagctaacaaactgagctaacaatgactaacagactgagctaacatgactaaACAACAGactagctaacatgagctaaacagcagctaacagactgacaaCGGAGctaaacactgagctaacatgagctaacagactgagctaacagactgagctacatgagctaacagctgagctaacatgagctaacagactgagctaacatgagctaacagcactaacagactgagctaacatgagctaacatgactaacagcagctaacagcctGAAACATGAGcgaacagactgagctacagcgagctaacagactgagctaacatgggctaacagcagctaatagactgagctaacatgagctaacagcagctacagctgtcagcaggttacttcactgtccatcataaactctgtaaatcacagagagttgaggcggagcagccggaggacatcagagggaaaaccagaaaacatttcctccataaaatatgatccagtttcatcaccagaaccagtgaaatagttgctgctgtgtgacttagtgccgtaaagcgttacgtacttctcccgacccgaGCCCAAGtttacatagtgtgagaacagacgtacgaatgacaaGACACGTtcactgatcacaggtcagtgtgggtcacctgatcacaggtcagtgtgggtcacctgatcacaggtcagtgtggatcacctgatcacaggtcagagtgggtcagctgatcacaggtcagttcAGCATCGTTACAGGATGAAAACTTTCAAACTTTTGAAAGTTaaactgcagagaaatgaaGTAAGGAGTCATTATGCTGACTGACAGAAGAGAGTCTGAACCGTCTGTTGGCCTGATGACACGGAGCCATTATCCTGAATCACAGTGATTCTCTGCCTCGGCTTCTGTTTGTGAGCTGAAAGACGGAGACAATGACTGACAGCTAACAATTACCGAGTAACGGACTGTGACAACGGTTTTTTATTCCGTTAACCACGACTCACTTCAGCAAAGCTGATCTTCCTCCAGAGAGGAGAGTGGATCTTCATGCAGATCACTGCCACAGTCGACATTTATACaccttaaatatatatatatataaagtctATAGAGTCCAGGCTGTAGTTGTTATTTCACACGTGGCACACAACATAAGACGAGTTCTCACATGTCGACAGACTTTCACTCCCCTCGGACGTTCACCTGAGCGTGGAGCTcacacacaggtgaggaggTCGTCAGGATTTCCAGGAACGCCTGGAACATTTAAATTCCAGGAGTCACTGAAGTTATTATCATTTGAGGAGGAGCTGGGGGTCTTCAGGGGCGAGACCTCGGGTCGCcctgaagctgcagctgagccataaatctgtaataaacatgttttattcagatgttGAACTTTCAGAGCACGTTATGATTATTTCATGGATTGTTCCCGTCTCATTGTTATGCGCActaacatcatcacacatgacgAAGACATTTATAACCCAAAAACTGCTGtgcaaatattatatattcatattgtttttccactttaaacGAGTCAATCTTTTCAAACTACaattatcaaatattaattatatttatgtttgtcttttaacCCTTTAAAGGTCTGTATGTTTACATCTCAGGTCTGACGTTAAAGGTCCGGTGTCTAAGATTTATTTGAGTGTTTCTTTGCAGGACTTGAATAATAATACTCTTCTTCTTGTTTGGGAGGCGAGGCTGAGACGCGGcagagtattcagttggttgcaatctacaacttcaccactaggtgtcactagttgccacacacacacacaccggacctttaagatGAGTTAAAAAACTTTATGTGATGCCTCCTCGTTTTGCTGTCCAGAACGattagtaatgtaatcagaa from Larimichthys crocea isolate SSNF unplaced genomic scaffold, L_crocea_2.0 scaffold107, whole genome shotgun sequence encodes the following:
- the wdr73 gene encoding integrator complex assembly factor WDR73 isoform X2, which gives rise to MQDTEDMQDMQDTEDMQDMQQSEDVLEDWFIESLKTYKDLHVYQLEHPTRVIEWTSGKTVCVAGYSSSKNEILELRLPLKLFADENKGLCAERDFKVVHGGFTDGPVRRLRHVPGTRCVVTNDGLSSDLQVWDLGGDDSDVIRQTGSVKGRRSVSEGGSRVAARLSSRPRVLHGAQSGDVQLSELTSGQPVYKLESDSADPVGSLHFVTDAVFVVGCSNGNVHVADTRTSDAPQLSPPPSGESVTWWTDVSAGPSCLDPSSCRIVRLSSSGLAVISDLRKPGGAVSRAQLDVQTRCCNVDDVRVSWAPSLDDCIAVSGFSGAVQIYDTSVWRAEPEEVRPLFEHRGHAVSSQSDDGVPVFVTSHVWHPERSRTLLSAASDGSVHVWDWVDQSAADG
- the wdr73 gene encoding integrator complex assembly factor WDR73 isoform X1 produces the protein MQDTEDMQDMQDTEDMQDMQQSEDVLEDWFIESLKTYKDLHVYQLEHPTRVIEWTSGKTVCVAGYSSSKNEILELRLPLKLFADENKGLCAERDFKVVHGGFTDGPVRRLRHVPGTRCVVTNDGLSSDLQVWDLGGDDSDVIRQTGSVKGRRSVSEGGSRVAARLSSRPRVLHGAQSGDVQLSELTSGQPVYKLAESDSADPVGSLHFVTDAVFVVGCSNGNVHVADTRTSDAPQLSPPPSGESVTWWTDVSAGPSCLDPSSCRIVRLSSSGLAVISDLRKPGGAVSRAQLDVQTRCCNVDDVRVSWAPSLDDCIAVSGFSGAVQIYDTSVWRAEPEEVRPLFEHRGHAVSSQSDDGVPVFVTSHVWHPERSRTLLSAASDGSVHVWDWVDQSAADG